A stretch of Suncus etruscus isolate mSunEtr1 chromosome 9, mSunEtr1.pri.cur, whole genome shotgun sequence DNA encodes these proteins:
- the OTUB1 gene encoding ubiquitin thioesterase OTUB1 yields MAAEEPQQQKQEPLGSDSEGVNCLAYDEAIMAQQDRIQQEIAVQNPLVSERLELSVLYKEYAEDDNIYQQKIKDLHKKYSYIRKTRPDGNCFYRAFGFSHLEALLDDSKELQRFKAVSAKSKEDLVSQGFTEFTIEDFHNTFMDLIEQVEKQTSVAELLTSFNDQSTSDYLVVYLRLLTSGYLQRESKFFEHFIEGGRTVKEFCQQEVEPMCKESDHIHIIALAQALNVSIQVEYMDRGEGGTTNPHVFPEGSEPKVYLLYRPGHYDILYK; encoded by the exons ATGGCGGCGGAGGAGCCTCAGCAGCAGAAGCAGGAGCCGCTGGGCAGCGACTCCGAAG GTGTTAACTGTCTTGCCTATGATGAAGCCATCATGGCTCAGCAGGACCGAATTCAGCAAGAG ATCGCGGTACAGAACCCCCTGGTGTCAGAGCGTCTGGAGCTCTCAGTCCTATACAAGGAGTATGCCGAGGACGACAACATCTACCAGCAGAAGATCAAG GATCTCCACAAAAAGTATTCATACATCCGCAAGACCAGGCCTGACGGAAACTGCTTCTACCGTGCTTTCGGCTTCTCTCACTTGGAGGCACTGCTGGATGACAGCAAGGAACTGCAGCG GTTCAAGGCTGTGTCTGCCAAGAGCAAAGAGGATCTGGTGTCTCAGGGCTTCACCGAGTTCACAATCGAGGATTTCCACAACACG TTCATGGACCTGATCGAGCAGGTGGAGAAGCAGACGTCGGTGGCGGAGCTGCTGACGTCCTTCAACGACCAGAGCACGTCCGACTACCTGGTGGTCTACCTACGGCTGCTCACATCGGGCTACCTGCAGCGCGAGAGCAAGTTCTTCGAGCACTTCATTGAGGGCGGCCGGACCGTCAAGGAATTCTGCCAGCAG GAGGTGGAGCCCATGTGCAAGGAGAGCGACCACATCCACATCATCGCGTTGGCCCAGGCCCTGAACGTCTCCATCCAGGTGGAATACATGGATCGCGGCGAGGGCGGCACCACCAACCCGCACGTCTTCCCCGAGGGCTCGGAGCCCAAGGTCTACCTCCTCTACCGGCCCGGACACTACGACATCCTGTACAAATAG